A portion of the Candidatus Manganitrophaceae bacterium genome contains these proteins:
- a CDS encoding glutathione-dependent formaldehyde dehydrogenase translates to MKAVVFHNVGDIRLEEVPDPRIEKPNDAVVRIIASAICGTDLHMIRGTLPGMKPGTILGHEGVGIIEALGPDVRNFNIGDRVIIPSTICCGYCTYCRVGYTAQCDNANPNGPTAGTAFYGGPAETGPFNGLQAEKARIPFAASSLILAPDGLTDDEAILLSDIFPTGYFGAELAEILPGDTVAVFGCGPVGQFVIASAKLLDAGLVFAIDTIPSRLEMARAQGAMTIDYNQEDPIEAIRRLTGGIGVDRAIDAVGVDASQPNQGPASEQFKQMEKQFQQEVQQIAPQTQPQGDNWHPGDAPSAVSQWAVEVVAKAGTVSIIGVYPPTDRFFPIGKAMNKNLTINMGNCNHRTYIPKLIDLILTGVIDPTQVLTQHEPLDSVLDAYKAFDKREPGWVKVMLEPVGTME, encoded by the coding sequence ATGAAAGCGGTTGTTTTTCACAACGTGGGTGATATTCGTTTAGAAGAGGTTCCCGATCCCCGGATCGAGAAACCGAATGATGCCGTGGTCCGGATCATCGCCAGTGCGATCTGCGGGACCGACTTGCATATGATCCGGGGAACGCTGCCGGGGATGAAGCCGGGAACGATTTTGGGGCACGAAGGGGTCGGCATCATTGAAGCGCTCGGACCGGACGTCCGCAATTTCAACATCGGCGACCGGGTGATCATCCCCTCCACCATCTGCTGCGGCTATTGCACTTACTGCCGGGTGGGATATACCGCGCAGTGCGACAACGCCAATCCCAACGGGCCGACGGCGGGAACCGCTTTCTACGGCGGGCCGGCCGAGACCGGTCCGTTCAATGGACTCCAGGCGGAAAAGGCGCGGATTCCCTTCGCCGCTTCGAGCCTCATCCTGGCTCCGGACGGCTTGACCGACGATGAGGCGATTCTGCTGTCGGACATCTTCCCGACCGGTTATTTCGGCGCGGAGCTGGCGGAGATTCTGCCCGGGGACACCGTCGCCGTTTTCGGCTGCGGTCCGGTCGGACAATTCGTAATCGCAAGCGCCAAGCTCCTCGACGCAGGGTTGGTCTTTGCGATCGATACCATTCCGTCCCGTCTGGAGATGGCCCGTGCGCAGGGGGCGATGACGATCGATTACAACCAGGAAGATCCGATTGAGGCGATTCGCCGGCTCACCGGCGGCATCGGGGTCGACCGGGCGATCGATGCGGTCGGCGTCGACGCCTCGCAGCCGAATCAAGGACCGGCCTCGGAGCAGTTCAAACAGATGGAAAAACAATTTCAACAGGAGGTCCAGCAGATTGCGCCGCAAACCCAACCGCAGGGGGACAATTGGCATCCGGGCGACGCCCCTTCCGCCGTCTCCCAATGGGCGGTCGAGGTGGTGGCGAAGGCAGGGACCGTTTCGATCATCGGGGTTTATCCTCCGACAGATCGGTTTTTCCCGATCGGAAAAGCGATGAATAAAAACTTAACAATCAACATGGGAAACTGTAACCATCGCACCTACATTCCCAAGCTGATTGATCTGATCTTGACCGGCGTGATCGATCCGACCCAGGTCCTCACGCAGCACGAGCCGCTCGATTCGGTTCTCGATGCCTACAAGGCATTCGATAAAAGAGAGCCGGGGTGGGTGAAAGTGATGCTTGAGCCGGTCGGCACAATGGAATAA
- a CDS encoding aldehyde dehydrogenase family protein, with amino-acid sequence MSHPNRRRALYLKIVNPYDQKVIAELPFDEGKTLEAKVAAARKAYERWHRVPLEERAHRVGQGLKYFRDQTDQITREISHQMGKPLAQAHAEMKTFFARAEYMLSIARETLSPGTLPSKPGFHLRVEHAPLGVIYNIAPWNYPLLTAVNVVVPALLAGNSVLLKHSPLTPFVGRHFENAFGDLDPPSLVTSLILTDKHASRLVGDSRINYIAFTGSVATGTKVYEQAAKHLLGVGLELGGKDPAYVAADADLDFAAENIVDGACYNAGQSCCAVERVYVHRTLYKDFLARAKSVLEKYQLGDPIDEKTTMGPLARREAIAFLEGQVKEAVHRGARLLLGGKRLKGTKGNFFEPTLLADVPNEAKVMQEESFGPIVPVLSVADDAEALAKMNESRFGLTASVWTRDRMRAELFARELEAGTLFQNRCDYLEPALPWSGARESGLGSTLSTYGFYHLTRRKAIHFRKRP; translated from the coding sequence ATGTCACACCCGAATAGGAGGAGAGCGTTGTATCTCAAAATCGTCAATCCTTACGATCAAAAAGTAATTGCGGAGCTTCCCTTCGACGAGGGGAAGACGCTCGAAGCGAAAGTCGCCGCCGCGCGCAAGGCGTATGAGCGGTGGCATCGCGTTCCGCTGGAAGAGCGGGCGCATCGGGTCGGGCAGGGGCTGAAGTACTTCCGAGACCAGACAGACCAGATCACCCGGGAGATCAGCCATCAGATGGGAAAACCGTTGGCCCAGGCGCACGCCGAGATGAAGACCTTCTTCGCCCGGGCCGAGTATATGCTCTCAATTGCAAGAGAGACACTCTCCCCTGGAACCCTCCCCTCGAAACCAGGCTTTCACCTTCGGGTCGAACATGCGCCGCTCGGCGTGATTTACAACATCGCCCCCTGGAATTACCCGCTCCTCACCGCCGTCAACGTTGTCGTTCCGGCGCTCCTTGCCGGGAACAGCGTGCTGTTAAAACACAGCCCGCTGACGCCGTTCGTCGGCCGACATTTCGAGAATGCCTTCGGCGACCTCGATCCTCCGAGTCTGGTGACCAGCCTGATCTTGACCGATAAACACGCGTCCCGGCTGGTCGGCGATTCCCGGATTAACTACATCGCTTTTACCGGATCGGTTGCCACCGGAACGAAGGTCTATGAGCAGGCGGCGAAGCATCTCCTCGGCGTCGGATTGGAGCTCGGAGGAAAAGACCCGGCCTACGTTGCGGCCGATGCCGATCTCGACTTTGCGGCGGAGAACATCGTCGACGGCGCCTGTTACAATGCAGGGCAATCGTGCTGCGCCGTGGAGCGGGTCTATGTTCATCGGACGCTTTACAAAGATTTTCTTGCCCGGGCAAAATCGGTGTTGGAGAAATATCAGCTCGGCGATCCGATCGACGAGAAGACGACGATGGGACCGCTCGCGCGCCGTGAGGCGATTGCTTTTTTAGAGGGCCAAGTCAAAGAGGCGGTCCACCGCGGGGCGCGGCTTCTTCTCGGCGGCAAGCGCCTGAAGGGAACGAAGGGAAATTTCTTTGAGCCGACGTTGCTCGCCGATGTTCCGAACGAGGCGAAGGTGATGCAGGAAGAGAGCTTCGGGCCGATCGTGCCGGTCCTCTCGGTTGCCGACGATGCCGAGGCGCTCGCGAAAATGAATGAGAGCCGCTTCGGCCTGACCGCCTCGGTCTGGACGCGCGACCGGATGCGCGCAGAGCTCTTCGCGCGGGAGTTGGAAGCGGGCACCCTCTTCCAAAATCGATGCGACTACCTGGAGCCCGCCCTTCCCTGGTCGGGCGCCCGTGAGAGCGGGCTCGGATCGACCCTTTCAACGTACGGCTTCTATCACCTGACCCGACGGAAAGCGATTCATTTCAGAAAAAGGCCGTAG
- a CDS encoding GAF domain-containing protein, with translation MPTRTQKTPSTKKGSAKGALEQKTRELELLHRITEQISANLDLEVVLKEIVEMVVEITQADACLLYLLDETQRELILRASKNPHPKLIGRIRLELGEGITGWVAREKKMVAIPKDASEDPRFAVFHNLPEDRYHAFLSIPVISKGEVIGVINVQHKKPHHHTEGEIALLTTIGHQVGSAIENARLYQEMKKKAMQIDTLSRVSTMITSSRYLEEILNLIVTMTAGMMGSKICSIMLLDDQKGELRIVATQSLSEEYRRKANVKTGESVSGRVVKERRPISVLDVTHDPHFRFPEVAQKEGLCSLLSVPMMFKDRVIGVINSYTSKEHQFSPEEVNLLQTVANQAAVAIENTTLMEQSSAMQEALETRKAVERAKGILMRQGKISEEEAFRLIQRQSMNTRKTMREIAEAIILASEIKKG, from the coding sequence ATGCCGACGCGCACACAAAAGACCCCCTCGACCAAAAAGGGCTCCGCCAAAGGGGCGCTTGAACAAAAAACACGCGAGCTCGAGCTCCTCCATCGGATCACGGAGCAGATCAGCGCGAACCTCGATCTGGAGGTCGTTCTCAAAGAAATCGTCGAGATGGTCGTTGAAATTACCCAGGCCGATGCCTGCCTTCTCTATCTTCTCGATGAAACCCAGAGGGAGCTGATCCTCCGCGCCTCGAAGAATCCCCATCCGAAATTAATCGGACGGATTCGTCTGGAGCTCGGGGAGGGGATCACCGGCTGGGTTGCCCGCGAAAAAAAGATGGTCGCCATTCCGAAAGATGCCTCCGAAGATCCCCGGTTTGCCGTCTTCCACAACCTGCCGGAAGACCGCTATCATGCGTTTCTCTCCATTCCGGTCATCAGTAAGGGAGAGGTGATCGGGGTCATCAATGTCCAGCACAAAAAGCCGCACCATCATACGGAAGGGGAGATCGCCCTCCTGACGACGATCGGCCATCAGGTCGGCAGCGCGATCGAGAACGCCCGGCTCTATCAGGAAATGAAAAAGAAGGCGATGCAGATCGATACCCTCTCTCGTGTCAGCACGATGATTACCTCGAGCCGATACCTCGAAGAGATCCTCAATTTGATTGTAACGATGACGGCCGGAATGATGGGATCGAAGATCTGTTCGATCATGCTCCTGGACGATCAAAAGGGAGAATTGAGGATCGTCGCAACGCAGAGCCTGAGCGAAGAGTATCGCCGGAAGGCAAACGTAAAGACCGGCGAGAGCGTCTCCGGTCGGGTGGTGAAAGAGCGGCGGCCGATCAGCGTTCTCGATGTCACGCACGATCCGCACTTCCGCTTCCCGGAGGTGGCGCAGAAAGAGGGGCTCTGTTCGCTTCTCTCTGTCCCGATGATGTTCAAGGACCGGGTCATCGGGGTGATCAACAGTTACACCTCCAAGGAGCACCAGTTTAGCCCGGAAGAGGTGAACCTCCTCCAGACGGTGGCCAACCAGGCGGCGGTCGCCATCGAGAACACCACCCTGATGGAACAGTCCTCCGCCATGCAGGAAGCGCTGGAGACCCGTAAAGCGGTGGAGCGGGCAAAGGGGATCTTGATGCGGCAGGGAAAGATCTCTGAAGAAGAGGCGTTCCGATTGATCCAGCGTCAGAGCATGAACACACGGAAGACGATGCGCGAGATCGCTGAGGCGATTATCTTGGCCTCGGAAATTAAAAAGGGTTAA
- a CDS encoding NAD(P)-dependent oxidoreductase yields MKVAFLGLGIMGSRMAERLIGAGFELTVWNRTPGKTEGLKALGAKEAVSPWEAGAEADVAITMLADPASVEAVALSKKGLLEGLKKGALYIDMTTVSPETSRKLGAACLERGVAFLDAPVTGSKPAAASGELVLMVGGEAAVLERARPVLQPMSKKIVYMGPVGQGSRMKLINNLSMAGAMATFFEGLTLGQRGGLAPEAVLEVLTSGALASPLLRLKGEAVLKENFEPLFSLKHMAKDVRLAVEESERERFDAPLSHLLDRLFQSALEAGLGEEDYTALIKLFNFNGKKKGTILDGSIPQ; encoded by the coding sequence ATGAAGGTTGCATTTTTAGGGTTGGGCATTATGGGGAGCCGAATGGCCGAGCGGCTGATCGGCGCCGGCTTTGAACTAACCGTCTGGAACCGGACGCCGGGGAAAACCGAGGGGCTCAAAGCACTGGGGGCAAAAGAAGCGGTTTCACCCTGGGAAGCTGGAGCTGAAGCGGATGTGGCGATCACCATGCTCGCCGATCCCGCTTCGGTCGAAGCGGTCGCCCTTTCTAAAAAGGGTCTGCTCGAGGGCTTAAAAAAAGGAGCGCTCTATATCGACATGACGACGGTCTCCCCGGAGACGTCGAGGAAACTCGGCGCCGCCTGTCTGGAACGGGGAGTCGCCTTCCTCGATGCGCCGGTCACCGGCAGCAAGCCGGCGGCGGCCTCCGGTGAGCTGGTCCTCATGGTCGGAGGGGAGGCGGCGGTCCTGGAGCGGGCCCGGCCGGTGTTGCAGCCGATGTCGAAGAAGATCGTTTACATGGGGCCGGTCGGTCAAGGATCCCGGATGAAGCTGATCAACAATCTGTCGATGGCCGGAGCGATGGCAACGTTCTTTGAAGGGCTCACCCTCGGACAACGGGGCGGTCTCGCCCCAGAAGCGGTGCTGGAAGTCCTGACATCGGGCGCGCTCGCCTCACCCTTGTTGCGGCTGAAAGGAGAAGCGGTCTTAAAGGAAAACTTCGAGCCGCTATTTTCTTTAAAGCATATGGCGAAAGATGTTCGGCTCGCTGTCGAAGAATCGGAGCGGGAGCGGTTTGATGCGCCGCTCTCTCATCTTCTCGATCGCCTCTTTCAATCGGCGCTGGAAGCCGGTCTGGGAGAGGAAGATTACACGGCGCTGATCAAGCTTTTCAATTTCAACGGTAAAAAGAAGGGAACCATCCTGGATGGGAGTATACCGCAGTAA
- a CDS encoding glycoside hydrolase family 15 protein: protein MALQTVPKISDYAVIGDARCAALISSTGSIDWLCLPRFDSPSVFNRLLDALRGGYFSIRPTRGFAADQRYIKDTNLLMTDFYTQSGLVRVTDFMPVLTEEEKREIMIPFRSIVRIVEGIDGSAEMAVDCLPRPADGQYIPIFKRRGREGYFSNIDGGLFHLASTIPLEMTRERLSGKFTVRAGERFIFWLAYSKDGPAVYPRPDDRVEELKERSIRYWRAWSHRSHYRGPHRDAVVRSALTLKLLSFAPSNAIVAAATSSLPEAIGFNRNWDYRYCWLRDASYTAQLFFRLGYHEEAAGFVQWLMNATRLTQPALKVVYDIYGRLGIPQSEVNYLEGYWGSRPVHVGNNAQSQYQLDIYGEVMDALWLYADHGYPLDREMRKSFCGMADYVADHWTYPDHGIWEIPGPRRHYVHSKVLCWTALDRASQLARKLGMTGNLRRWERVALQIQEVIFNEGFNPSLGSFTQTLGGVALDATAFIFPLVGFIDPKDSRLATTIAALEKDLASDDLVYRYRMDDGLQGNEGTFVACAFWRVEALCLAGRRAEAVALFDRLSRRANHAGLYSEEIREDGLFLGNIPQALSHLSHIGAALRLSGYHL from the coding sequence ATGGCCCTTCAGACCGTCCCCAAAATCTCCGATTATGCCGTCATTGGCGACGCGCGTTGCGCGGCGCTGATCTCCAGCACCGGCTCGATCGATTGGCTCTGTCTTCCCCGTTTCGACAGCCCGTCGGTTTTTAATCGTCTGCTCGATGCGCTGCGAGGCGGTTATTTCTCGATCCGTCCGACCCGCGGCTTCGCCGCCGACCAACGTTATATCAAAGACACGAATTTATTGATGACCGACTTTTATACCCAAAGCGGGCTTGTCCGGGTCACCGACTTCATGCCGGTCCTCACGGAGGAGGAGAAGCGGGAGATCATGATCCCGTTTCGAAGCATCGTTCGGATTGTCGAAGGGATCGATGGAAGCGCCGAGATGGCGGTCGACTGTCTGCCGCGTCCGGCCGACGGTCAATATATTCCGATCTTCAAACGCCGAGGCCGGGAAGGATACTTCTCCAATATCGACGGCGGGCTCTTTCACCTCGCTTCCACCATTCCGCTGGAGATGACGCGGGAGCGGCTGTCGGGGAAATTCACGGTTCGGGCCGGCGAGCGATTTATCTTTTGGCTCGCCTACTCGAAAGATGGGCCGGCGGTCTACCCGCGTCCCGATGATCGGGTGGAAGAGCTGAAGGAGCGCTCGATCCGGTATTGGCGTGCTTGGTCGCACCGCTCTCATTACCGCGGACCCCATCGAGACGCCGTCGTCCGAAGCGCGCTCACCTTAAAGCTCCTCTCGTTCGCCCCTTCGAACGCCATCGTCGCGGCGGCGACCTCGTCGTTGCCGGAGGCGATCGGCTTTAATCGAAATTGGGATTATCGCTACTGCTGGTTGCGGGATGCCTCCTACACCGCCCAGCTCTTCTTCCGACTCGGCTATCACGAGGAGGCAGCCGGATTCGTTCAATGGCTGATGAATGCAACCCGGCTGACCCAGCCGGCGTTAAAGGTGGTTTATGATATTTACGGCCGGCTCGGCATTCCCCAAAGTGAGGTCAACTACCTGGAAGGCTATTGGGGCTCCCGACCGGTCCATGTCGGGAACAATGCGCAATCACAGTACCAGTTGGATATCTATGGCGAGGTGATGGATGCCCTTTGGCTCTATGCAGATCATGGCTATCCGCTCGATCGAGAGATGCGGAAAAGCTTCTGCGGCATGGCCGATTATGTCGCCGACCATTGGACCTATCCCGATCATGGCATCTGGGAAATCCCCGGGCCGCGGCGGCACTATGTTCACTCCAAAGTCCTCTGCTGGACGGCACTCGACCGCGCCTCTCAACTGGCCCGGAAACTCGGCATGACCGGCAACCTGCGGCGCTGGGAGCGGGTCGCGCTGCAGATTCAGGAGGTGATCTTCAACGAAGGGTTTAATCCCTCTCTCGGCAGTTTCACACAAACGCTCGGAGGGGTGGCGCTCGATGCGACCGCCTTTATTTTTCCGCTGGTGGGCTTTATCGACCCCAAGGACTCTCGGCTGGCAACCACGATCGCCGCCCTCGAGAAAGACCTCGCCTCGGACGATCTGGTTTACCGATACCGAATGGATGACGGACTGCAAGGAAATGAGGGAACCTTCGTTGCCTGCGCCTTTTGGCGGGTCGAGGCGCTCTGCTTGGCCGGCCGCCGCGCCGAAGCGGTGGCGCTCTTCGATCGCCTCAGCCGCCGGGCCAACCATGCCGGCCTCTACTCGGAAGAGATCCGAGAAGACGGCCTCTTCCTCGGCAACATTCCCCAAGCGCTCTCACACCTCTCCCACATCGGCGCGGCGCTGAGGCTGAGCGGTTACCACCTGTAA